A single window of Pyrus communis chromosome 10, drPyrComm1.1, whole genome shotgun sequence DNA harbors:
- the LOC137746449 gene encoding uncharacterized protein, with amino-acid sequence MDRIDDAAGRILLVKFTMGLFVNPLSDFSLRHELGSQDHRDLAREAVRKSIVLLKNGKSRNITDPVIPLPKKVSKILVAGSHADNLGYQCGGWTIAWQGFSGNNYTTGTTIFGAIKSAVNSSTKVMYSENPDGNFVKSNNFAYAIVVVGEHPYAETVGDSPNLTRAEPGPSVISNVCESVKCIVIVITGRPIVIEPYGSSIGALVAAWLPGSDGQGIADVLFGDHGFSGKLPRTWFKTVDQLPMNVGDSH; translated from the exons ATGGATCGTATTGACGATGCTGCGGGAAGGATTCTGCTTGTCAAGTTCACCATGGGTCTTTTTGTGAACCCGTTGTCTGATTTCAGCCTACGACATGAGCTTGGAAGCCAG GATCATAGAGATTTGGCAAGGGAGGCTGTCAGAAAATCCATCGTGCTTTTGAAGAATGGGAAAAGCAGGAACATTACAGATCCAGTCATACCTCTTCCCAAGAAGGTGTCTAAAATTCTAGTCGCCGGCAGTCATGCTGATAATCTGGGCTACCAGTGTGGTGGATGGACAATTGCATGGCAAGGATTCAGTGGCAACAATTATACAACCG GGACTACGATCTTTGGTGCTATAAAATCAGCAGTCAACTCAAGCACAAAAGTTATGTACAGTGAGAATCCTGATGGTAATTTTGTGAAGTCCAACAACTTTGCATATGCCATCGTTGTGGTTGGCGAGCATCCTTATGCTGAGACCGTGGGAGACAGCCCAAACCTAACGAGGGCGGAACCTGGCCCAAGTGTCATCAGCAATGTGTGTGAAAGTGTCAAGTGCATTGTTATCGTAATAACTGGCAGACCTATTGTAATAGAACCGTATGGTTCCTCGATTGGTGCTCTGGTGGCAGCATGGTTGCCGGGCTCTGACGGCCAAGGCATTGCTGATGTCCTTTTTGGGGATCATGGATTCAGTGGAAAGCTTCCAAGAACATGGTTCAAAACTGTCGATCAACTCCCAATGAATGTTGGTGATTCACACTGA
- the LOC137748013 gene encoding uncharacterized protein, translated as MHGGEVGFGGCDDRLGKDAEGFLRATPALEPSPQNAFGVMGLLPQQKITATLRMLAYGTSTDQVDEIIRMGKSTILESLMRFYGAIESIYTAEYLWKPTNMDLERLLKNAEMRGFPGMIGSIDCMHWTWKNCSSAWQGAYRDRK; from the exons ATGCATGGTGGAGAGGTTGGGTTTGGTGGCTGTGATGATAGATTGGGGAAGGATGCTGAAGGGtttcttagagcaactccagcatTGGAGCCCTCCCCTcag aatgcttttggtgttatgggtctccttcctcagcaaaaaattactgctaccttgcggatgcttgcatatggaacaTCTActgaccaagtggatgagataataaggatggggaaatcaaccattcttgagtccctgatgaggttttacggagcaatcgaatctatctacaccgcagaGTACCTCTGGaaacctacaaacatggacttggaacGGCTTCTAAAGAATGCCGAGATGcgtggttttcctgggatgattggaagcattgattgtatgcactggacgtggaaaaactgttcaagtgcatggcaaggcgcttatagggatagaaaatga
- the LOC137746448 gene encoding disease resistance protein RPV1-like yields the protein MASSSSSVPDCKYDVFLNFRGEDTRRTFIGHLYKALGRRSINTFIDAEELRKGNGLSQLLTAISDSRLSVVVFSPNYASSTWCLKELVQILQCMDQKKQIVIPIFYEVDPSHVRKIKGSFEEAFSKHEHDPDADMEEVQRWRSALQRAPDLCGWDSQNYQDDAKLVELIADDIFKKVINIPSSEKNGLVGMDSRLKKMDSLLCPEVDNVGFVGIWGMGGIGKTTIARAVYDKINHHFEGRCFLENVKQRFPSTDAGEAPLDMQAEILSSITNMKVGSSEILRNGFQKMMERVGKKKVLLVLDNVESSSQIEALIGKQPSFGGGSRIIITTRDKQSLSRLGDRIYEPELLNDDDALELFVQYAFSTKQPTEEYIDLSGHFIKYAQGLPLALKVLGAFLDDKSVLVWKDELKKIARNPHPGIQKVLRTSYDGLDDLQKEIFLDIACFFKQMKKDLATRIMEGCDFHPHTGLDVLVGRALVTISSDGVLEMHDLIEEMGHQIVRQDIKEPGRRSRLWSCEDVHYVLNKKNATEAIESIIVQWPHSNNVVELDTALVQMPKLRLLRVHTHCLLPEGEPADDHWQYEDLKFLSEKLSYLFWNKCPLKSLSSNFNPENLVEIDMQYSWVEHLWKGTKPLGKLKIINLKGSYRLKETPDFAEAKNLEKLILGGCTSLYEVHPSISALEKLIVLDLSWCGKLKSFSRNICMKSLETFDLSFCSKLEKFPEISEVMEKLSKLYLQGTAIKELPRSINNLTGLVTLNLEYCRELEILPSSIVQLKSLQLLNLSGCPKLKAFPENVGNMERLRELRLDETSVRGLAPSISSLQNLEILSLKECKKLRSLPSSIHTRSLRTLNLSSCSNLYNFVQIPEVMNLLELNLDETAISKLPSSIKNFTGLVTLSLKDCRRLKILPGSIHMRSLQALNVSGCSNLRNFPEFLKVTENLTELHLDWTLDWTLAAGAFSGIAIEELPSIIYSLTGLATLTLRYSKDFESLTSSICRLKSLNYLSLSGCTEFKVFPDILENMERLASLDLDSTSIRELPASIERLQGLVSLNLKNCKSLVYLPNSICNLLSLEWLTLNGCSKLSKLPEDLWYLKRLDIKGTGIHGYCPEQQFIKLGGLAQFRSTAPKINAIFPNIEQNEAVADVESRLPWMWRHVEERRQDIAESSYVEEMRCNAEEEAEEGRRYFEEMLRDAEEKRRRQGTRCSTCGLYVLSIYLSVCLAQLFFSFSSIR from the exons atggcttcttcttcttcatctgttCCTGATTGCAAATACGATGTCTTCTTGAATTTTCGAGGGGAAGACACTCGCAGGACCTTCATCGGCCATCTCTACAAAGCTCTAGGTCGGAGGTCAATCAACACCTTCATTGACGCTGAAGAGCTCAGAAAAGGCAACGGCCTTTCGCAGCTACTGACGGCTATAAGCGACTCGAGGCTTTCGGTTGTAGTTTTTTCTCCAAACTACGCTTCTTCCACATGGTGCTTGAAAGAACTCGTCCAAATCCTGCAGTGCATGGATCAGAAGAAGCAGATTGTGATTCCCATCTTCTACGAAGTAGACCCATCTCATGTTCGTAAAATCAAGGGAAGTTTTGAGGAAGCTTTTTCTAAACATGAACATGATCCTGACGCCGACATGGAAGAAGTGCAGCGGTGGAGGTCCGCTTTACAAAGAGCCCCCGATTTATGTGGCTGGGATTCACAAAATTACCA GGATGATGCCAAGCTTGTTGAGTTGATTGCAGATGATATTTTTAAGAAAGTGATCAACATCCCATCAAGTGAAAAGAATGGCTTGGTTGGAATGGATTCCCGCTTAAAGAAAATGGATTCACTATTATGTCCCGAGGTCGATAACGTTGGCTTTGTTGGAATATGGGGTATGGGCGGTATAGGCAAAACCACCATCGCTAGAGCTGTGTATGATAAAATCAATCATCACTTCGAAGGTCGTTGCTTTCTTGAAAATGTGAAGCAACGTTTTCCCTCAACTGATGCAGGTGAAGCGCCACTAGATATGCAGGCAGAAATTCTATCTAGTATCACAAATATGAAGGTGGGGAGTTCAGAGATTTTGAGAAATGGTTTTCAGAAGATGATGGAAAGAGTTGGTAAGAAAAAAGTTTTACTTGTTCTGGATAATGTGGAGAGTTCATCCCAAATTGAAGCCTTAATTGGAAAGCAACCTTCATTTGGTGGCGGAAGTCGAATCATTATAACAACTAGAGATAAACAGTCACTAAGTAGACTTGGTGATCGGATATATGAGCCCGAGTTGTTAAATGACGATGATGCTCTCGAGCTGTTTGTGCAGTATGCTTTCAGTACAAAGCAACCCACAGAAGAATACATTGATCTGTCAGGCCATTTCATAAAATATGCTCAAGGTTTGCCTTTAGCACTCAAAGTCTTGGGAGCATTTCTCGATGACAAAAGTGTACTTGTGTGGAAAGATGAGTTAAAGAAAATAGCGAGAAACCCGCACCCGGGAATCCAAAAAGTCCTTAGAACAAGCTATGATGGACTAGATGATTTGCAGAAGGAAATATTTCTTGATATTGCATGTTTCTTTAAACAAATGAAGAAAGACTTGGCAACAAGGATTATGGAGGGTTGTGACTTCCATCCCCATACCGGATTAGACGTTCTAGTTGGTAGAGCTCTTGTCACTATCTCATCTGATGGTGTACTCGAGATGCATGATTTAATAGAGGAAATGGGTCACCAAATCGTACGCCAGGATATAAAGGAGCCTGGAAGGCGCAGCAGATTGTGGAGCTGTGAAGATGTTCATTATGtgctaaataaaaaaaat GCTACGGAAGCAATTGAAAGCATAATTGTGCAATGGCCACACTCAAACAATGTTGTGGAATTAGATACCGCCCTTGTTCAAATGCCAAAACTAAGACTACTCAGAGTCCATACCCACTGTTTACTACCAGAGGGCGAGCCGGCCGATGATCACTGGCAATACGAGGATCTAAAGTTTCTCTCTGAAAAACTAAGTTATCTGTTTTGGAACAAATGTCCCCTAAAGTCTTTATCGTCCAATTTTAACCCAGAGAATCTTGTTGAAATTGACATGCAATATAGTTGGGTTGAACACCTCTGGAAAGGAACTAAG CCTCTTGGAAAGTTGaaaattatcaatttaaaaGGCTCTTATCGTCTTAAGGAAACACCGGACTTCGCTGAGGCAAAGAATCTTGAGAAGCTAATTCTTGGTGGATGCACAAGTTTATATGAGGTTCACCCATCCATTTCTGCCCTTGAAAAACTTATCGTCTTGGATCTAAGTTGGTGCGGCAAACTCAAGTCCTTTTCAAGGAACATTTGTATGAAATCTCTTGAAACCTTTGATCTCTCTTTTTGCTCAAAACTTGAGAAGTTTCCAGAGATTTCCGAAGTTATGGAGAAGCTTTCAAAGCTTTATTTGCAAGGGACTGCAATAAAAGAACTGCCTCGATCAATTAACAATCTTACGGGGCTTGTTACTTTGAATCTTGAATATTGCAGAGAACTTGAGATTCTTCCAAGTAGCATTGTTCAACTCAAGTCCCTGCAACTTCTTAATCTTTCTGGTTGTCCAAAGCTCAAGGCCTTTCCAGAAAATGTTGGAAATATGGAAAGATTAAGAGAGCTTCGCTTGGATGAGACATCTGTTAGAGGCCTTGCCCCATCAATTTCATCTCTTCAAAACCTTGAGATTTTGAGTCTAAAGGAATGCAAGAAACTTCGTAGCCTTCCAAGCAGCATTCATACGAGATCTCTTCGAACCCTTAATCTTTCCAGCTGCTCCAATCTGTATAATTTTGTACAAATTCCTGAAGTTATGAACCTATTAGAGCTTAATTTAGATGAGACTGCAATTTCAAAACTGCCCTCGTCCATCAAAAACTTTACGGGACTCGTTACCCTAAGCCTGAAGGATTGCAGAAGATTAAAGATTCTTCCAGGCAGCATTCATATGAGATCTCTTCAAGCCCTGAATGTTTCTGGCTGCTCAAATCTGAGGAATTTTCCAGAGTTTCTAAAAGTTACGGAGAACCTAACAGAGCTTCATTTAGATTGGACGCTAGATTGGACGCTAGCTGCGGGAGCCTTTTCAGGGATTGCAATTGAAGAATTGCCATCCATAATTTATAGTCTTACGGGGCTTGCTACCTTGACGCTACGGTATAGCAAAGACTTTGAGAGTCTTACAAGCAGCATTTGTCGGCTCAAGTCCCTAaattatctctctctttctggtTGTACAGAGTTTAAGGTGTTTCCAGACatattagaaaatatggaaaGATTAGCCAGCCTTGATTTGGATAGCACATCTATCAGAGAGCTTCCTGCATCAATTGAACGGCTTCAGGGGCTAGTGTCGTTAAATCTGAAAAACTGCAAAAGCCTGGTCTATCTTCCGAACAGTATCTGCAATTTGCTAAGTCTCGAATGGCTCACTCTCAATGGGTGCTCAAAACTTTCGAAGTTGCCTGAAGATTTATGGTATTTGAAGCGCCTTGACATAAAGGGAACTGGTATACATGGTTACTGCCCAGAACAGCAATTCATCAAGTTGGGGGGTTTGGCTCAGTTTCGAAGCACTGCACCTAAGATTAATGCCATTTTTCCAAACATTGAGCAAAATGAGGCGGTGGCTGATGTTGAATCCCGCCTCCCCTGGATGTGGCGCCATGTGGAAGAGAGGCGGCAGGATATTGCGGAATCAAGCTATGTGGAAGAGATGCGGTGCAATGCGGAAGAAGAAGCGGAAGAAGGGCGGCGCTATTTTGAAGAGATGCTGCGCGATGCGGAAGAAAAGCGGAGGCGGCAGGGTACTCGTTGCTCCACCTGCGGTTTGTACGTGCTAAGTATTTACTTATCCGTATGTCTTGCACAgttgtttttttccttctcttcgaTCAGGTAA